A window from Pseudobutyrivibrio ruminis HUN009 encodes these proteins:
- a CDS encoding TRAP transporter large permease has protein sequence MSAITVLILFVICLIIAIPVSISLGIVAVLPGAFDPSFTASASYVIRSMVGGIDSFPLLAVPMFVLSGIIMAHGQISKKLFDVFSYFIGKKTAGVPCAVIITCLFYGAISGSAPATVAAVGSMTIPLLLNMGYDKKFSTAIVAVAGGLGVIIPPSIPFIMYAMASGESVGNLFIAGIIPGILISILLMLYAYIHCKCCGEDKEKINAEIDALHSKGFGKIFKDSFFAILSPIIVLGCIYAGIASPTEAAVISVFYALVISLFVYKTIRISDIWNIFVEAMKTYAPILFILAASTAFSRVLTLMQVPQLVSGYILDNFTNKIILLLVINLFLLIVGMVMDTTPAILILSPILLPIVQAVGMDGVHFGIMMVVNLAIGFVTPPIGVNLFVASSLTDVPVMDIAKKAMPMILMFLVALLLITFIPAISLVLL, from the coding sequence ATGAGCGCAATCACTGTACTTATTCTTTTTGTAATTTGCTTAATTATAGCCATTCCTGTATCAATCTCACTTGGTATAGTTGCTGTTCTTCCAGGAGCATTTGATCCTTCATTTACTGCAAGTGCAAGCTATGTAATCCGTTCCATGGTAGGCGGTATCGACAGCTTCCCTCTTCTTGCAGTTCCAATGTTTGTTTTATCTGGAATCATTATGGCTCACGGTCAGATTTCTAAAAAGCTATTTGACGTGTTCTCATATTTTATTGGTAAGAAAACTGCAGGCGTTCCATGCGCCGTTATCATCACATGCCTATTTTATGGCGCAATTTCTGGTTCGGCTCCTGCAACAGTTGCAGCCGTAGGTTCCATGACCATCCCTCTTCTACTGAATATGGGATATGATAAAAAGTTTTCTACAGCGATTGTTGCTGTAGCCGGTGGTCTCGGTGTTATCATTCCACCTAGTATTCCTTTTATTATGTACGCAATGGCCTCCGGTGAATCAGTAGGTAATCTATTTATCGCCGGCATCATTCCTGGCATTCTTATAAGTATACTTTTGATGCTTTATGCATATATTCATTGCAAATGCTGTGGTGAAGACAAAGAAAAAATTAACGCCGAAATAGATGCACTTCACTCAAAAGGATTTGGAAAAATATTCAAGGATAGCTTCTTTGCAATACTTAGCCCAATTATCGTTCTTGGATGTATCTATGCAGGCATAGCTTCTCCTACAGAGGCTGCAGTTATCTCCGTATTTTATGCATTGGTAATCAGCTTATTTGTTTACAAGACAATTCGCATTTCCGATATATGGAATATTTTTGTGGAAGCAATGAAAACTTATGCACCAATCCTTTTCATTCTTGCTGCATCAACTGCATTCTCACGAGTGCTTACTTTAATGCAGGTACCACAGCTTGTCAGCGGATATATTCTGGATAATTTTACCAACAAGATTATCCTTTTACTTGTAATCAACCTGTTCCTTCTTATTGTTGGAATGGTTATGGATACAACTCCTGCTATCCTTATTTTATCTCCTATCCTGCTTCCTATTGTGCAGGCAGTAGGCATGGATGGCGTTCACTTCGGTATTATGATGGTTGTTAACCTTGCAATCGGATTTGTTACACCTCCAATTGGTGTAAATCTTTTCGTTGCAAGCTCCCTTACAGATGTGCCTGTTATGGATATTGCTAAGAAGGCAATGCCTATGATTTTAATGTTCTTAGTTGCTTTGTTACTTATCACATTCATTCCAGCCATCAGCTTAGTACTTTTATAA
- a CDS encoding TRAP transporter small permease, with protein sequence MTGIKRIFFFVDEYLEEFIMVVLLIAMSVIMGIQIFCRYILGASLSWSEEITRYLFIWSAFFSVSLCTKKCISIKIDQFIRNLKPRKKASVKVLNLTVEFIFFVYLIPFAYRYLMATIESGQVSPACGIPMYYVQSAPLVCFTLCAIRILERWFLEWHNVIHQEELKDWPSHLAELERRANIKNSMSNLLSQENFNKEILEQDNTSNKEGGN encoded by the coding sequence ATGACTGGAATCAAACGTATTTTTTTCTTTGTAGATGAATACCTTGAAGAATTCATCATGGTCGTTCTTCTTATCGCTATGAGTGTCATTATGGGCATTCAGATTTTCTGCCGCTACATTTTAGGGGCTTCTCTCTCATGGTCAGAAGAAATCACTAGATATCTTTTTATCTGGTCAGCATTTTTCAGTGTTAGCTTATGCACTAAGAAATGTATTTCAATCAAGATTGACCAGTTCATTCGAAATCTCAAACCAAGAAAAAAAGCATCTGTAAAAGTATTAAATCTTACAGTAGAATTCATTTTCTTTGTGTATTTAATTCCTTTTGCCTACAGATACCTTATGGCTACTATCGAAAGCGGTCAGGTTTCTCCTGCCTGCGGAATCCCTATGTATTACGTACAGTCAGCTCCACTTGTGTGCTTTACACTTTGCGCTATCCGCATCTTAGAAAGATGGTTTTTAGAGTGGCATAATGTCATCCATCAGGAAGAGCTCAAGGATTGGCCATCTCACTTAGCAGAGCTTGAAAGACGTGCTAATATCAAAAATTCTATGAGCAATCTCCTTTCACAGGAAAACTTTAATAAAGAAATACTTGAACAGGACAATACCAGCAACAAGGAAGGAGGAAATTAA
- the aroD gene encoding type I 3-dehydroquinate dehydratase has translation MNTVKVRNVVIGEGVPKICVPIVGKTKEDILAAAASFNGVAHDVVEWRVDWFDDVFDFSKVEDVLKDLRAALGDTPLLFTFRTSNEGGEKSIDKDAYATLNKNAAATGMVDLVDVEVFTGDDIVKDIVASAHANGVKVVASNHDFDKTPDKDDIVSRLRKMQELGADIPKIAVMPTCKKDVVTLLAATEEMASNYADRPIITMSMAGTGLVSRLCGEAFGSALTFGAVGKASAPGQMNASDLSTILNLIHGSM, from the coding sequence ATGAATACAGTAAAAGTAAGAAATGTTGTTATTGGCGAAGGTGTACCAAAGATTTGCGTGCCTATCGTTGGAAAAACAAAGGAAGACATCCTCGCAGCAGCTGCTTCATTCAACGGCGTTGCACATGATGTAGTTGAATGGCGTGTTGACTGGTTTGATGATGTATTTGATTTTTCAAAGGTTGAGGATGTTCTTAAGGATTTAAGAGCCGCTCTTGGCGACACACCTCTCCTCTTCACTTTCAGAACAAGCAATGAAGGTGGAGAAAAATCTATCGATAAAGATGCTTACGCTACACTCAATAAGAATGCAGCTGCAACTGGTATGGTAGATTTAGTTGATGTAGAAGTTTTCACAGGTGATGATATTGTTAAGGATATCGTTGCTAGCGCTCATGCAAACGGCGTAAAGGTTGTAGCTTCTAATCATGACTTTGACAAGACTCCTGACAAGGACGATATCGTTTCTCGTCTTCGTAAAATGCAGGAGCTTGGCGCAGATATTCCAAAGATTGCTGTTATGCCTACTTGCAAAAAGGATGTAGTTACTCTCCTTGCTGCAACAGAAGAAATGGCAAGCAATTATGCAGATCGTCCAATTATCACAATGTCTATGGCAGGCACAGGACTTGTTAGCCGTCTTTGCGGCGAAGCATTCGGCTCTGCTCTCACATTCGGTGCTGTTGGAAAAGCTTCTGCACCAGGCCAGATGAACGCATCAGACCTTTCTACAATACTTAATCTTATACATGGTTCAATGTAA
- a CDS encoding MFS transporter, which yields MNKKYFPAALILYLNYFIHGVGCSILGQSVIKEALATSWGVEVMSITAISAALGLGRLIALPFAGPLSDKLGRRISVMIGGASYAIYLIGLAMAFNAGVNGGYQIAYVCAIVGGIANSFLDTGIYPAVAEIISDAPGVATMGIKFFIAISQMLLPFFLGMTVATNAAGLVSYNRLFYVCGIAYIVLLVLILILPLPDSDAAAAEKKEGLIDSLKHTHFSIESVAMILIGFTCTGTFQLWLNCAQNFAKTNVGWEDPSIMQTYYSMGTILALIVTALLTRKIKDVRFIVAYPVICLVTLILVLSAPSVGLCKVAAFVIGWAGAGGLLQIATSVCNMLFPKIKGTVTALVMIASSLCNYTILTAASQMTPSGVMVMNIVLTAVGVLLGLFVNLRYTKMVEANS from the coding sequence ATGAACAAGAAATATTTTCCAGCAGCTTTAATTCTTTATTTGAATTACTTTATTCACGGAGTTGGTTGCTCAATCTTAGGACAATCTGTAATTAAGGAAGCTCTTGCTACTAGCTGGGGCGTTGAGGTAATGTCAATCACTGCTATTTCAGCAGCACTTGGTCTTGGTAGACTTATTGCTCTTCCATTCGCTGGCCCTCTTTCAGATAAGTTAGGCCGTCGTATTTCAGTTATGATTGGTGGCGCTTCATATGCTATCTACCTCATTGGTCTTGCTATGGCATTCAACGCTGGCGTTAACGGTGGTTACCAGATTGCATACGTATGCGCTATCGTTGGTGGTATTGCAAACTCATTCCTTGATACTGGTATTTACCCAGCTGTTGCTGAGATTATCAGCGATGCTCCTGGTGTAGCTACAATGGGAATTAAGTTCTTTATCGCTATTTCACAGATGTTACTTCCATTCTTCCTTGGAATGACAGTTGCAACAAACGCAGCAGGTCTTGTTTCTTACAACAGACTCTTCTATGTTTGCGGTATTGCATACATCGTATTACTTGTACTTATCCTTATCCTTCCACTTCCAGATTCAGATGCAGCTGCAGCTGAAAAGAAGGAAGGTCTTATCGATAGCTTAAAGCACACTCACTTCTCTATCGAGTCAGTTGCTATGATTCTTATCGGTTTCACATGTACAGGTACATTCCAGTTATGGCTTAACTGTGCACAGAACTTTGCAAAGACAAATGTTGGTTGGGAAGATCCTTCAATTATGCAGACATACTATTCAATGGGTACAATCCTTGCTCTTATCGTTACTGCTCTTCTTACACGTAAGATTAAGGACGTTCGTTTCATCGTTGCATACCCAGTTATCTGCCTTGTAACATTAATTTTAGTTCTTTCAGCTCCTTCAGTTGGATTATGTAAGGTTGCAGCATTCGTTATCGGTTGGGCTGGTGCCGGCGGACTTCTTCAGATTGCCACATCAGTTTGTAACATGCTCTTCCCTAAGATTAAGGGTACAGTTACAGCACTTGTAATGATTGCTTCATCACTTTGCAACTACACTATTCTTACAGCTGCTTCACAGATGACACCATCAGGCGTTATGGTTATGAACATTGTTCTTACAGCTGTTGGCGTATTACTTGGATTATTTGTAAATCTTAGATACACTAAGATGGTAGAGGCAAATTCATAA
- a CDS encoding shikimate dehydrogenase, with amino-acid sequence MAERITGHTELIGLMAYPIRHSSSPAMHNEAFAYLGLDYAYLAFEVDNSTLEDAVKGIRALKLVGSNVSMPNKTVVGKYLDKLSPAAELCGAVNTIVNENGVLTGHITDGIGYMQSLKDYDIDVIGKKMTIVGCGGAGTAIQIQAALDGVKEMSIFNVKDAFWENAQETVNKINERTNCKATLYDLADLDALRREIADSYLLANATGMGMKPLEGQTWLPDTSYLRPDLIVTDTVYAPAKTKFLEMAEEVGCKRMNGFGMMLFQGAAAFKLWTGKEMPIEHMKEVLGIKYE; translated from the coding sequence ATGGCAGAAAGAATTACAGGACACACAGAGCTTATCGGACTTATGGCTTATCCAATCAGACACTCAAGCTCACCAGCTATGCACAATGAAGCATTTGCATATCTTGGTCTCGACTATGCTTACCTTGCATTTGAGGTAGATAATAGCACACTCGAGGATGCTGTAAAAGGTATCAGAGCTCTTAAGCTTGTAGGCTCAAACGTTTCTATGCCTAACAAGACTGTAGTAGGTAAGTATCTTGATAAGTTATCTCCTGCTGCTGAGCTTTGCGGAGCTGTAAACACAATCGTAAATGAAAACGGTGTTCTTACAGGTCACATTACAGACGGTATCGGTTACATGCAGTCACTTAAGGACTACGATATCGATGTTATCGGAAAGAAAATGACAATCGTTGGTTGTGGTGGTGCTGGTACTGCTATCCAGATTCAGGCAGCACTTGATGGCGTTAAAGAAATGTCTATCTTCAACGTAAAGGATGCTTTCTGGGAGAACGCTCAGGAAACAGTTAACAAGATCAACGAAAGAACAAACTGCAAGGCTACACTTTATGACTTAGCAGACCTTGACGCTCTTAGAAGAGAAATCGCTGATTCTTACCTTCTTGCAAACGCAACAGGTATGGGTATGAAGCCACTTGAGGGCCAGACATGGTTACCAGATACTTCATATCTTCGTCCAGACCTTATCGTAACAGATACAGTTTACGCACCAGCTAAGACAAAGTTCCTTGAGATGGCTGAGGAAGTTGGATGTAAGAGAATGAACGGTTTTGGAATGATGTTATTCCAGGGTGCTGCAGCATTCAAGCTTTGGACAGGCAAAGAAATGCCAATCGAACACATGAAAGAAGTACTTGGAATTAAGTACGAGTAA
- a CDS encoding LysR family transcriptional regulator, whose amino-acid sequence MTLNQMMYFYEAARLQHFNQAAEKLHISEPSLSRSINSLESELGVVLFERTGRNVVLTKTGDIFYEHVDRILNEINLADRKMHQLTGSGGHIDLAYVAPLAGSFIPNVCRAFLLEDKNKEVTFNFHQDITSKNIEGLKSGSYDIIFGSFVKDEPNIKFIPILQQELVVILPKGHPLEENDTLDASIFEEYPVLGYTRKSGLGRLTRDFFLQNKIEPNFICESPDENGIAALVAANFGIALVADVDSIHRNDVIIKKLSTEYSLSHTVYMAYMKGRYQMPAVKRMIDFILVHSMH is encoded by the coding sequence ATGACTCTAAATCAAATGATGTATTTTTATGAGGCCGCTAGATTGCAGCATTTCAACCAGGCTGCGGAAAAGCTTCATATATCAGAACCATCCCTTAGTCGCTCAATAAACTCCCTTGAATCAGAGCTAGGAGTAGTCCTATTTGAAAGAACTGGACGAAATGTAGTTTTGACAAAAACAGGAGATATTTTTTACGAGCACGTTGATAGAATTCTAAACGAAATCAATTTGGCTGATCGTAAAATGCATCAATTAACTGGTTCAGGAGGGCATATTGATTTAGCATATGTTGCTCCACTTGCTGGTTCTTTTATACCAAATGTTTGTAGAGCGTTCCTCTTAGAAGATAAAAATAAAGAAGTAACATTTAACTTCCATCAGGATATTACCTCTAAAAATATAGAAGGCTTAAAGTCGGGTAGCTACGATATTATATTTGGTTCCTTTGTTAAGGATGAGCCAAATATAAAGTTTATTCCTATATTACAGCAGGAACTTGTGGTTATCCTTCCTAAGGGACATCCGCTGGAAGAAAACGATACCTTAGATGCATCAATTTTTGAAGAATACCCAGTATTGGGATATACAAGAAAATCAGGACTTGGTAGATTGACAAGGGATTTTTTCCTACAAAATAAGATTGAGCCTAACTTTATTTGCGAATCACCAGACGAAAATGGTATCGCGGCTCTTGTAGCAGCCAACTTTGGTATAGCTTTAGTTGCAGACGTAGATAGTATTCATAGGAATGACGTTATAATAAAGAAGCTTTCCACTGAATATAGTCTTTCACACACTGTTTATATGGCGTATATGAAGGGAAGATATCAGATGCCTGCCGTAAAACGTATGATTGACTTCATATTGGTACATTCTATGCACTAA
- a CDS encoding FAD-dependent oxidoreductase: protein MRNKYPHIFEPLTIRRMTLKNRIMMTPMGTNYGDQNGEMTFVHIDYYEQRAKGGTGLLMVENASVFSPQGSNGTTQLRIDHDNFIPRLYYFTERMHKHGACVGIQINHAGASAVSARTGEQPVSASDIPSKAGGEIPRPLEKEEIYNIVKKYGEAAKRAQTAGFDCVEIHAGHSYLLSQFLSPTTNKRTDEFGGSPENRARFTKLVVEEVRKQVGPFFPIFVRISADEFVEGGNTLEDTIEYLQYFQEEVDVFDVSAGLNSSIQFQIDANYLPDGWRSYMAKAVKEKYGKPCVTMGNIRDPKVAEEILERGDADIIGMGRGLIADPNWVNKVEFNREDELRKCISCNVGCAGHRIGLNLPIRCTVNPAVNANDEYYKRKVNKPCNVVVIGGGTAGLEAACTAAEVGCTTFLLEKKAELGGLSVQISKIPDKKRLADFPKYMINRASKLRNLFIFKNNDTTVDQIKSLNPDIIVNATGSNPTLPPIKGLLDLVDKDDSNVATVIKMIERLDTYPEDMTGKKVAVVGGGAVGLDVMEYFTERGAEVTIIEMLPIIGNGLDPITKCDTAAKMAKYNVRQMTNTALQEVCNDKFIVKNPEGEIENIDFDLGFICLGMRSNTPIIDELNTAFEDTNVEIYNIGDSKRARRIIEGTEEGRDIIKVLERHDFL, encoded by the coding sequence ATGAGAAATAAGTATCCACACATTTTTGAACCACTTACAATTCGTCGTATGACACTTAAGAATCGTATCATGATGACACCAATGGGAACTAACTACGGTGATCAGAATGGCGAGATGACATTTGTTCATATTGATTACTATGAGCAGAGAGCAAAGGGTGGCACAGGATTATTAATGGTTGAAAATGCTAGTGTCTTTTCACCACAGGGTTCTAATGGTACAACCCAGCTTCGAATTGATCATGACAATTTCATTCCACGTTTATATTACTTTACAGAGAGAATGCATAAGCATGGCGCTTGTGTAGGTATTCAGATTAACCACGCTGGTGCATCAGCTGTTTCTGCTCGTACAGGAGAGCAGCCAGTTTCTGCATCAGATATTCCTTCAAAGGCAGGCGGGGAGATTCCACGTCCACTTGAGAAAGAAGAAATCTACAATATTGTAAAGAAGTATGGTGAGGCAGCAAAGCGTGCACAGACAGCCGGTTTTGACTGTGTTGAAATTCATGCTGGTCACTCATATCTTTTAAGCCAGTTCCTTTCACCTACTACTAATAAGCGTACAGATGAGTTTGGTGGATCACCAGAAAATCGCGCTAGATTTACAAAGCTTGTTGTAGAAGAGGTAAGAAAGCAGGTAGGACCATTCTTCCCAATTTTTGTCCGTATTAGTGCTGATGAGTTTGTTGAGGGAGGAAACACACTAGAGGACACTATCGAGTATTTACAGTACTTCCAGGAAGAAGTAGACGTATTTGACGTTTCTGCTGGTCTTAATAGTTCTATTCAGTTCCAGATTGATGCAAACTATCTTCCAGATGGATGGCGTTCATACATGGCAAAGGCTGTTAAGGAAAAATATGGCAAGCCATGTGTAACAATGGGAAATATTCGTGATCCTAAGGTCGCTGAGGAAATTCTTGAAAGAGGAGATGCTGATATCATCGGTATGGGCCGTGGTCTTATTGCAGATCCTAATTGGGTAAATAAGGTAGAGTTCAACCGTGAGGATGAGCTTCGCAAGTGTATTTCATGTAACGTAGGTTGCGCAGGCCACAGAATTGGTCTCAACCTTCCAATTCGTTGTACAGTTAACCCAGCTGTTAACGCTAATGACGAATACTACAAGAGAAAGGTTAACAAGCCTTGCAACGTTGTAGTAATCGGTGGTGGTACAGCAGGTCTTGAAGCTGCTTGTACAGCTGCAGAGGTTGGATGTACAACATTCCTTCTTGAGAAGAAGGCAGAGCTTGGCGGTCTTTCTGTTCAGATTTCTAAGATTCCTGATAAGAAGAGACTTGCTGATTTCCCTAAGTACATGATTAACCGTGCTAGCAAATTAAGAAATCTCTTCATATTTAAAAACAACGATACTACAGTTGATCAGATTAAGAGCTTGAACCCAGATATCATCGTAAATGCCACAGGTTCAAACCCTACATTACCACCTATCAAGGGATTATTAGACCTTGTTGATAAGGATGATTCAAATGTAGCTACAGTTATCAAGATGATCGAACGTCTTGATACATATCCTGAGGACATGACAGGTAAGAAGGTTGCTGTTGTTGGTGGCGGTGCCGTAGGTCTTGATGTTATGGAGTACTTCACAGAAAGAGGTGCTGAGGTTACTATTATCGAGATGTTACCTATCATTGGTAACGGACTTGATCCAATCACAAAGTGCGATACAGCAGCAAAGATGGCTAAGTACAATGTTCGTCAGATGACAAACACAGCTCTTCAGGAAGTATGCAACGATAAGTTTATCGTTAAGAATCCAGAAGGCGAAATCGAGAACATCGACTTTGATTTAGGCTTCATCTGCCTTGGTATGCGCTCAAATACACCTATCATCGATGAGTTAAATACAGCATTTGAAGATACAAATGTTGAGATTTACAATATTGGTGATTCTAAGCGTGCTCGTCGTATTATCGAAGGTACAGAAGAAGGTCGTGATATCATCAAGGTTCTTGAGAGACATGATTTTCTTTAA
- a CDS encoding shikimate kinase, whose translation MEQLKMLREHLAQNDEIILNALLMRNAIVEEIMAYKEENGLQILQPEQDEKRDRWLDKSLEGKRHGKEVKDIYSSIVKNAKRIQARHLFNYNIVLIGFMGAGKTTISDYLSTCFAMEVVEMDQVISDREGMSISDIFEVYGEEHFRNAETNLLKEMQSKRNVVISCGGGTPMRDVNVQEMKKNGRVVLLTAKPETILERVKDSHDRPLIEKNKSVEFIEELMLKRREKYVAAADIIIETDGKSELEICEELVNSLLKLDND comes from the coding sequence ATGGAACAGCTCAAAATGTTAAGAGAGCATCTTGCTCAGAACGACGAAATTATTCTTAATGCATTGCTTATGAGAAATGCCATTGTTGAGGAAATTATGGCATACAAAGAAGAGAATGGTTTACAGATTTTACAGCCAGAACAGGATGAAAAAAGAGATCGCTGGTTAGACAAGAGCTTGGAAGGGAAACGTCACGGCAAGGAAGTAAAGGACATTTATAGTTCGATAGTTAAAAATGCCAAGCGTATCCAGGCTAGACACTTGTTTAATTACAATATTGTCCTGATTGGATTTATGGGAGCAGGTAAAACTACAATCTCTGATTATTTGAGCACATGTTTTGCTATGGAAGTAGTAGAGATGGATCAGGTTATTTCTGATAGAGAGGGCATGTCTATTTCTGATATTTTTGAGGTATATGGAGAAGAGCACTTCAGAAATGCCGAGACAAACCTATTGAAGGAAATGCAATCAAAACGCAATGTGGTTATTTCGTGTGGTGGTGGTACACCAATGCGTGATGTAAACGTCCAGGAGATGAAGAAAAACGGACGCGTTGTTCTTTTGACTGCAAAGCCAGAGACAATCCTTGAGAGAGTGAAGGATAGCCACGATAGACCTCTTATCGAAAAAAATAAGAGTGTTGAATTTATAGAAGAGTTGATGCTTAAAAGAAGAGAGAAATATGTTGCTGCAGCTGATATCATAATTGAAACTGATGGCAAGTCAGAACTGGAAATCTGCGAGGAACTTGTAAATTCTCTTTTAAAACTTGATAACGATTAA
- a CDS encoding histidinol-phosphatase HisJ family protein, whose product MFWDNHMHCNFSGDSDASPIDMINAAKTKGLLGITFTDHLDIDYPKQFGFFDLDLENYYPTLHQLAKQESTDDFAILNGLEVGIQPHVVDKCNEAVNAHPYDFIIGSTHLVDKWDPYFDSFWDRDTESALLTRYYESILENITAFTNFDTVGHLDYAFRYARNQETKHNTHQPYSEIIDAILQQIIKLDKALEVNTAAFRKGMGAPNPAPSIIKRYKELGGKMITLGADAHCPEDVAADFDKLPDLLNDCGFHEYYVFKNRKPEAYPLR is encoded by the coding sequence ATGTTTTGGGACAATCACATGCACTGCAATTTTTCTGGAGATTCCGATGCTTCTCCTATTGATATGATAAACGCCGCAAAGACAAAAGGACTACTTGGTATCACATTTACGGATCACCTTGATATTGACTATCCAAAGCAGTTTGGGTTCTTTGATTTAGATTTAGAAAACTACTACCCTACATTGCATCAACTTGCTAAGCAGGAATCAACTGATGACTTCGCCATATTGAACGGGCTAGAAGTTGGAATTCAGCCTCATGTGGTTGATAAATGTAATGAAGCCGTAAATGCTCATCCTTACGACTTCATAATAGGAAGCACTCACCTTGTTGATAAATGGGACCCATACTTCGACAGCTTCTGGGATCGTGATACAGAAAGCGCATTGCTCACCAGATATTACGAATCCATTCTGGAAAACATTACCGCATTTACAAATTTCGATACAGTCGGACATTTAGACTACGCGTTTAGATATGCACGTAACCAGGAGACAAAGCATAACACACATCAACCATATTCAGAAATCATTGATGCCATCCTTCAGCAAATTATAAAGCTTGATAAGGCCTTGGAGGTAAACACTGCTGCCTTCAGAAAAGGAATGGGTGCTCCTAATCCTGCGCCATCTATTATTAAAAGATACAAGGAATTAGGTGGCAAAATGATTACACTAGGCGCCGATGCTCACTGTCCAGAAGATGTTGCTGCAGATTTTGATAAGCTACCAGACTTATTAAATGATTGCGGTTTTCATGAGTATTATGTATTTAAAAATAGAAAGCCTGAAGCTTATCCATTGAGATAG